The following are encoded together in the Acinetobacter radioresistens DSM 6976 = NBRC 102413 = CIP 103788 genome:
- the serS gene encoding serine--tRNA ligase codes for MIDPKLLRNNIEAVNLALAKRGVQLDVEEWAALEVRRKEIQQKTENLQAERNAGAKQVGQLKKAGEDASEIMTRMSAIGDEIKAAELALAELQAELETKSMNIPNLPDESVPAGKDESDNVEILTWGTPRQFDFEIKDHTDLGEWMGGLEFETATKLTGSRFSVLKGPLARLQRALTQFMLDTHTLKNGYTEAYVPYLVNADSLRGTGQLPKFEEDLFKLQGEKEYYLIPTAEVPVTNFVRDEIIDTARLPLKYAAHTPCFRSEAGSYGRDTRGLIRQHQFDKVEMVQIVKPETSMQALEELTAHAESILQALGLPYRKILLCGGDMGFGATKTYDLEVWVPSQNTYREISSCSNMGDFQARRMKARYRVDQKKTEFVHTLNGSGLAVGRTLLAVMENYQRADGSIEIPEVLRPYMGGQEFID; via the coding sequence GAGGCTGTAAATTTAGCATTGGCAAAACGCGGTGTTCAGCTTGATGTGGAAGAATGGGCAGCTCTGGAAGTGCGCCGTAAGGAAATCCAGCAGAAGACTGAAAATTTGCAGGCAGAACGTAATGCCGGAGCAAAGCAGGTTGGTCAGCTTAAAAAAGCAGGTGAAGACGCATCAGAGATTATGACACGTATGTCAGCAATTGGTGATGAAATCAAAGCTGCTGAACTGGCACTGGCTGAACTGCAAGCCGAGCTTGAAACCAAATCAATGAATATTCCTAATTTGCCAGATGAGTCTGTACCAGCAGGCAAAGATGAAAGTGACAATGTTGAAATTTTAACATGGGGTACTCCACGTCAGTTTGACTTTGAAATCAAGGATCATACAGACCTGGGCGAGTGGATGGGTGGACTGGAGTTTGAAACAGCCACCAAATTAACCGGCTCACGTTTTAGTGTACTTAAAGGTCCTCTGGCGCGGCTGCAACGTGCTTTAACCCAGTTTATGCTCGATACGCACACCCTTAAAAACGGGTATACCGAAGCGTATGTGCCTTATCTGGTAAATGCTGATTCCCTGCGTGGCACAGGCCAGCTACCAAAATTTGAAGAAGACCTATTCAAATTGCAGGGGGAAAAAGAATATTACCTGATCCCGACTGCAGAAGTACCTGTAACGAATTTTGTGCGTGACGAGATTATTGATACTGCTCGCCTTCCATTGAAATATGCAGCGCACACGCCATGTTTTCGTAGTGAAGCCGGTTCTTATGGCCGTGATACCCGAGGCCTGATCCGCCAGCATCAGTTTGATAAAGTGGAAATGGTACAGATCGTTAAGCCTGAAACATCCATGCAGGCACTTGAAGAACTTACTGCCCATGCAGAGAGCATTTTGCAGGCACTGGGTTTACCATATCGTAAAATTTTGCTATGTGGTGGAGATATGGGCTTTGGTGCCACTAAAACCTATGATCTGGAAGTGTGGGTGCCTAGCCAAAATACCTATCGCGAGATTTCCTCTTGTTCTAATATGGGGGATTTTCAGGCTCGTCGTATGAAGGCCCGCTACCGTGTAGACCAGAAAAAAACTGAATTTGTGCATACATTAAATGGTTCAGGTTTGGCTGTTGGACGTACGCTATTGGCTGTGATGGAAAATTACCAACGTGCTGATGGCTCGATTGAAATTCCTGAGGTATTACGTCCATATATGGGCGGACAAGAATTTATTGATTAA
- a CDS encoding flavin reductase family protein encodes MLNVMTPVIQLEPRSLRQLLGQYATGITVVTALDVNQRKIGMTANSFTSVSLDPPLILWNIAKSATHFEDFKQAEYFAINILNEDHYLESKHFSKSADDKFEGLDDVDEYMGIPILNKSLTTFVCRQYELHEAGDHYIIVGQIEACRNQMGNPLVFHNGQYKQANVHQAFAGV; translated from the coding sequence ATGCTGAATGTAATGACCCCAGTAATACAACTTGAACCACGGTCACTTCGCCAACTACTTGGTCAATACGCCACAGGTATTACGGTAGTGACTGCCCTGGATGTGAATCAAAGAAAAATAGGAATGACAGCCAACTCCTTCACATCAGTTTCACTTGATCCCCCGCTTATTCTCTGGAATATCGCAAAGTCAGCAACCCATTTTGAAGATTTCAAACAGGCAGAATACTTTGCAATCAATATTCTTAATGAAGATCATTATTTAGAATCAAAACATTTTTCTAAATCTGCGGATGACAAATTCGAAGGACTTGATGATGTAGATGAGTACATGGGCATACCAATTTTAAACAAGTCCCTCACGACTTTTGTGTGTCGTCAGTATGAACTGCATGAAGCGGGTGATCATTACATCATCGTTGGTCAAATTGAAGCGTGCCGCAATCAAATGGGTAATCCACTGGTATTCCATAACGGACAGTATAAACAGGCTAATGTACACCAGGCTTTTGCTGGTGTGTAA
- a CDS encoding AraC family transcriptional regulator has product MYSQKHRSISRIQSHTQNIHDARHCLDLIIGPHDLVDSNKYEPLDFSFHGSQIGRMIIGDLTYGKDIIFKTHDQEDMNYFCITRPKNGRPLFKKDGAIFYACHDQASIVSPEDKFELIIDKNCIQTFISFSKTFVEKILSDLISQPVIQPLIFENVMDSHNPKIKAWWDLIDSIKNFTHNFTNASFFQEMRSDFEYIIVKSLLLSQPNNYSDLIYKNTLDYPDFLNRLLEFIQKNIQQKIEISDLEYASGLSKKKLNTIFKKYLKCSPNAYIRHYRLKCIYNEISQSSYKINITEIAYKWGVTHLGRFSIEYKEVFGEKPSETLKKIIER; this is encoded by the coding sequence ATGTATAGTCAGAAACATAGGTCTATTTCTAGAATTCAGTCTCACACGCAGAATATTCATGATGCCAGGCACTGTCTTGATTTAATTATTGGTCCACATGATTTAGTTGACTCGAATAAATATGAACCTCTAGATTTTAGTTTTCATGGTTCACAGATCGGTCGTATGATTATTGGTGACTTAACTTACGGTAAAGATATTATTTTTAAAACCCATGACCAAGAGGATATGAACTATTTTTGTATTACACGCCCTAAAAATGGGCGCCCCTTGTTTAAAAAAGATGGTGCTATTTTCTATGCATGTCATGATCAGGCTTCAATTGTTTCTCCTGAAGATAAATTTGAATTAATCATCGATAAAAACTGTATTCAAACCTTCATTTCTTTTTCAAAAACTTTTGTTGAAAAAATCTTATCTGATTTAATTTCTCAACCCGTAATACAACCTCTTATTTTTGAGAATGTAATGGATAGTCACAATCCCAAAATTAAAGCCTGGTGGGATTTAATCGATAGCATTAAGAACTTTACGCATAATTTTACCAATGCCTCTTTCTTTCAAGAAATGCGGTCAGATTTTGAATATATTATTGTCAAATCATTATTATTGTCACAGCCAAACAATTACAGTGATTTGATTTATAAAAATACTCTGGACTACCCTGATTTTCTTAATCGGTTATTAGAGTTTATTCAAAAAAATATACAGCAAAAAATTGAAATTTCAGATCTGGAATACGCTTCGGGTTTAAGTAAAAAGAAATTAAATACAATTTTTAAAAAATATTTAAAATGCAGCCCGAATGCCTATATTCGACATTACCGACTTAAATGTATTTATAATGAAATTTCCCAATCAAGCTATAAAATTAATATTACTGAGATTGCATACAAATGGGGAGTTACGCATTTAGGTCGCTTTTCTATTGAATATAAAGAAGTATTTGGTGAAAAACCTAGCGAGACTTTAAAGAAAATTATAGAACGCTAA